In the Ilumatobacteraceae bacterium genome, one interval contains:
- a CDS encoding peptidoglycan-binding protein, protein MSRRTTRRKIVSSVLVVAAIGGIGAAAWVAKERLSVEETVEEPEPAITSSVAEVRTLSVDHEADGTLVYEPSIAVVAPAAGTVTGIVDAGVSLSAGDVIGVVDDVPIVWLDGDVPAWRTMSNGDVGDDVAQLEASLDALGYNADDDVTIDDEYTSATASMVEDWQEALGAAATGRVELGTVVFGGGRSRIAAVSVAVGASVGADTELVSLGSFDRIASFELDPGDAVTLAVGDPVSVRLPDRSVVDAVVEHIQQAADTWTVTTTSGQVELPELDVVDVGLEWTRDMVTDELTIPSSALLRLDDGTYVVDVLHDDVTERRVVEVGTAVGTRVAVSSGLSAGDTVVTL, encoded by the coding sequence ATGAGTCGCCGCACCACACGCCGCAAGATCGTCTCGTCCGTCCTGGTCGTCGCGGCGATCGGTGGCATCGGCGCCGCAGCCTGGGTCGCGAAGGAGCGTCTGTCGGTCGAGGAGACGGTCGAGGAGCCCGAGCCGGCGATCACGTCGTCGGTGGCAGAGGTGCGAACCCTGTCTGTCGATCACGAAGCGGATGGGACCTTGGTGTACGAGCCATCGATCGCCGTCGTCGCCCCCGCTGCGGGCACCGTCACCGGCATCGTCGATGCAGGTGTCTCGCTGTCGGCCGGCGACGTGATCGGCGTGGTCGACGACGTGCCGATCGTGTGGCTCGACGGTGACGTGCCCGCGTGGCGCACCATGTCCAACGGCGATGTCGGCGACGACGTCGCCCAGCTGGAGGCGTCGCTCGACGCGCTCGGCTACAACGCCGACGACGATGTCACGATCGACGACGAGTACACGTCTGCCACCGCGTCGATGGTCGAGGACTGGCAGGAGGCACTCGGCGCCGCGGCCACCGGGCGTGTCGAACTCGGGACGGTCGTCTTCGGTGGAGGCCGGTCGCGCATCGCCGCCGTGTCCGTCGCCGTCGGCGCCTCCGTCGGTGCGGACACCGAACTGGTCTCGCTCGGGAGCTTCGACCGCATCGCCTCGTTCGAACTCGATCCCGGCGATGCCGTGACCCTCGCGGTCGGCGATCCGGTGTCGGTCCGGCTCCCGGATCGTTCGGTGGTCGACGCCGTCGTCGAGCACATCCAGCAGGCGGCCGACACGTGGACGGTCACCACCACGTCAGGTCAGGTCGAACTGCCCGAGCTCGACGTGGTCGACGTCGGCCTCGAGTGGACCCGCGACATGGTCACCGACGAGTTGACGATCCCGAGCTCGGCGTTGCTCCGACTCGACGACGGCACCTACGTCGTCGACGTCCTGCACGACGACGTCACCGAACGTCGTGTGGTCGAGGTCGGCACCGCGGTCGGCACCCGGGTCGCCGTGTCGAGTGGCCTGTCGGCCGGTGACACCGTCGTCACGCTCTGA
- a CDS encoding flavin reductase family protein has translation MDKTRFTVAELTGADPYKLATGLIVPRPIGWIGSISADGVPNLAPYSFFNCVSGAPPTFVFSPGRGGRKDTLANVRDVGEFTINIVTVEVAEAMNATSASHPADVDEFEAAGLTAVPSVTIRPPMVGESRANIECVVTQIVDIGHPEHGSALVIGEATEFHVDPELLDGTRVDQAALRAVGRHVGNLYSHSTDLFELIRPA, from the coding sequence GTGGACAAGACTCGTTTCACCGTCGCCGAACTGACCGGCGCCGACCCGTACAAGCTCGCGACCGGATTGATCGTGCCACGACCGATCGGTTGGATCGGCTCGATCTCCGCCGATGGCGTCCCGAATCTGGCGCCGTACTCGTTCTTCAACTGCGTCAGCGGTGCACCCCCGACGTTCGTGTTCTCACCCGGCCGCGGCGGCCGTAAGGACACCCTGGCCAACGTCCGCGACGTCGGCGAGTTCACGATCAACATCGTGACGGTCGAGGTGGCGGAGGCGATGAACGCGACCTCGGCCAGCCACCCCGCCGACGTCGACGAGTTCGAGGCCGCCGGGCTCACCGCCGTGCCGTCGGTGACGATCCGGCCGCCGATGGTCGGCGAGAGCCGGGCGAACATCGAGTGCGTCGTCACGCAGATCGTCGACATCGGCCACCCCGAACACGGCAGCGCGCTCGTGATCGGCGAGGCGACCGAGTTCCACGTCGACCCCGAACTGCTCGACGGCACGCGAGTCGACCAGGCCGCCCTCCGGGCGGTCGGGCGCCACGTCGGCAACCTCTACAGCCACAGCACCGACCTGTTCGAGTTGATCCGTCCCGCCTGA
- a CDS encoding mechanosensitive ion channel family protein: MLESVVDDAGAEIGQSASSLWDNTLDALPRIGASLTIILLGWVVARGLRWLLHRSFERRHTPSFARVMSKLISWILLGLIVLVALAITFPSVRPVDLLAGLGFFSVAVGFAFQDILENTLSGVLLLFRQPFQSGDQIEVMDQSGTVEGITIRETRIIKYDGELVVIPNRDVYKNVIVVHTHHEDHRQRFVVGIAYENDAQEATDAVTAALREVDGVRMEPPPIAVVENLNVSTVDIAAMFWTDSRRFDSIRVKDAAIKAVKRRLDDTGIEMPADIIALQATPSFKAALQNEAEVTPAGSVRSD, encoded by the coding sequence ATGCTCGAGTCAGTCGTGGACGATGCCGGCGCGGAGATCGGACAGTCCGCGAGCTCGCTCTGGGACAACACCCTCGACGCACTCCCGCGGATCGGAGCCTCACTCACCATCATCCTGCTCGGCTGGGTCGTCGCGCGCGGGCTCCGCTGGCTCCTGCACCGGTCGTTCGAGCGTCGCCACACTCCCAGCTTCGCCCGGGTGATGAGCAAGTTGATCTCGTGGATCCTGCTCGGCCTCATCGTGCTCGTCGCACTCGCGATCACCTTCCCGTCGGTGCGACCGGTCGACCTGCTGGCCGGGTTGGGCTTCTTCTCGGTCGCCGTGGGGTTCGCCTTCCAGGACATCCTCGAGAACACGCTGTCGGGTGTGCTGCTGCTGTTCCGGCAACCGTTCCAATCGGGCGATCAGATCGAGGTGATGGACCAATCGGGCACCGTGGAGGGCATCACGATCCGTGAGACGCGCATCATCAAGTACGACGGCGAACTCGTCGTGATCCCGAACCGGGACGTGTACAAGAACGTGATCGTGGTCCACACCCATCACGAGGACCACCGGCAGCGGTTCGTCGTCGGCATCGCCTACGAGAACGACGCACAGGAGGCGACCGATGCCGTCACCGCTGCGCTGCGGGAGGTCGACGGCGTTCGGATGGAGCCGCCTCCGATCGCCGTGGTCGAGAACCTCAACGTGTCGACCGTCGACATCGCTGCCATGTTCTGGACCGACTCGCGTCGGTTCGACTCGATCCGGGTCAAGGACGCGGCGATCAAAGCGGTCAAACGACGGCTCGACGACACCGGTATCGAGATGCCGGCGGACATCATCGCCCTGCAGGCCACACCGAGTTTCAAGGCCGCCCTGCAGAACGAGGCCGAGGTCACCCCCGCCGGCAGCGTGCGGTCCGACTGA
- the heR gene encoding heliorhodopsin HeR, giving the protein MTSSSPVHVSDERASGLRRLNLGLGALHLVSGMLMVVLGDRSFELPVTTFSTNGPPGTPISDGNFTDIGGIPLAWGTATFMFLSSLFHFVVATVGFGTYLDELRNGRNRFRWVEYSLSATLMIVLIAGITGVTDIAALIAIAFVNASMILFGWAMEVANAPDRTATWWSPFWFGCVAGAGPWIAIAAALFAGLSLDGSEQPPTFVYGILVSIFVLFNCFAVNQWLQYRRVGKWSDYVFGERVYGVLSLVAKSALGWQIFANTLVG; this is encoded by the coding sequence ATGACCTCCAGTTCGCCCGTGCACGTGTCGGACGAACGCGCCTCCGGCCTCCGTCGACTCAACCTCGGGCTCGGGGCGCTGCACCTCGTGTCGGGCATGTTGATGGTCGTACTCGGCGACCGGTCGTTCGAGTTGCCGGTCACCACGTTCTCCACCAACGGACCGCCGGGGACCCCGATCAGCGACGGCAACTTCACCGACATCGGCGGCATCCCGCTGGCGTGGGGGACGGCGACGTTCATGTTCCTGTCCTCGCTGTTCCACTTCGTCGTGGCCACGGTCGGCTTCGGCACCTATCTCGACGAACTCCGGAACGGGAGGAACCGATTCCGGTGGGTCGAGTACTCGCTCAGCGCCACGCTCATGATCGTCCTCATCGCCGGCATCACCGGGGTGACCGACATCGCAGCGCTCATCGCGATCGCGTTCGTCAACGCCTCGATGATTCTGTTCGGTTGGGCGATGGAGGTCGCCAACGCCCCCGACCGCACCGCGACCTGGTGGAGCCCGTTCTGGTTCGGCTGCGTCGCCGGCGCCGGTCCGTGGATCGCGATCGCCGCGGCGTTGTTCGCCGGCCTCAGCCTCGACGGATCGGAACAACCGCCGACGTTCGTGTACGGCATCCTCGTGTCGATCTTCGTGCTCTTCAACTGCTTCGCCGTCAACCAGTGGTTGCAGTACCGGCGTGTGGGCAAGTGGAGCGACTACGTGTTCGGCGAGCGCGTGTACGGCGTGCTCAGCCTGGTCGCGAAGAGTGCGCTCGGCTGGCAGATCTTCGCCAACACCCTCGTTGGGTGA
- a CDS encoding cytidine deaminase — protein MNSTDGPSDNELIDLARSNTDRAYAPYSKFETAAAVTTDAGDVVVGVLVENVSLGLAMCAERAAMFSAVASGAKPTRLALAAPDTDGSLTWPCGACLQVALELGGREMIVVVGDDDDGPIAVSTVGELLPNGPKVGA, from the coding sequence GTGAACTCGACCGACGGCCCGTCCGACAACGAACTGATCGACCTCGCCCGGTCCAACACCGACCGGGCGTACGCCCCGTACTCGAAGTTCGAGACGGCGGCGGCGGTCACGACCGACGCCGGCGACGTCGTGGTCGGTGTCCTGGTCGAGAACGTCTCCCTCGGACTGGCGATGTGCGCGGAGCGGGCGGCGATGTTCTCGGCGGTGGCCTCGGGTGCCAAGCCGACCCGGTTGGCACTGGCCGCCCCGGACACCGACGGGTCGCTGACCTGGCCGTGCGGCGCCTGCCTCCAGGTCGCACTCGAACTCGGTGGGCGCGAGATGATCGTCGTGGTCGGGGACGACGACGATGGTCCCATCGCCGTGTCGACGGTCGGCGAGCTGTTGCCGAACGGACCGAAGGTCGGCGCCTGA
- a CDS encoding GNAT family N-acetyltransferase: MSFEIRAATRDDADGITDVQVASWRAGYAHVFPRSVLYADDFDSSRRSFWNLWRFAPGHRVAVAVQASDDGDRVVGFVSYGPERERARGFTGRGEVWAFYLHPDMWGNGLAATMMEYTETRLRAEGFDSAVLWVLDDNPRARAFYEKFGWQTSGMTADFDDYCEVKVPEVEYRKDLT; this comes from the coding sequence ATGTCTTTCGAGATCCGGGCAGCGACGCGCGACGACGCCGACGGCATCACCGACGTCCAGGTCGCGTCCTGGCGCGCCGGCTACGCCCATGTCTTCCCGCGGTCGGTCCTGTACGCCGACGACTTCGACTCGTCGCGCCGCTCCTTCTGGAACCTGTGGAGGTTCGCTCCCGGCCATCGCGTCGCCGTCGCGGTGCAGGCGAGCGACGACGGCGACCGTGTGGTCGGGTTCGTCTCCTACGGCCCCGAACGTGAACGGGCGCGCGGCTTCACCGGTCGCGGCGAGGTGTGGGCGTTCTACCTCCACCCCGACATGTGGGGCAACGGGCTGGCGGCGACGATGATGGAGTACACCGAGACCCGGCTGCGCGCTGAAGGATTCGACAGCGCCGTGTTGTGGGTGCTCGACGACAATCCGCGGGCGCGGGCGTTCTACGAGAAGTTCGGCTGGCAGACGTCGGGCATGACCGCCGACTTCGACGACTACTGCGAGGTCAAGGTCCCCGAGGTGGAGTACCGCAAGGACCTCACCTGA
- a CDS encoding sigma-70 family RNA polymerase sigma factor, whose amino-acid sequence MAKDRVDRDDEDLVRLYLTDIGQYTLLTKDDEVRLAKAIEAGKEAIETLDAGGKEVTPAKKRELRRLARKGEEAERQFVQSNLRLVVSIAKKYQASGLPLLDLIQEGNLGLMHAVEKFDWRKGFKFSTYATWWIRQAITRGIANTGRTIRLPVHAGDTLARLQKARSRLELKYGRPATLAELAKEVEMPEEKVTEALRFAAEPLSLSEPLREDGDAELGDVVEDRSAESPFEVAATALLPEEIARLLAPLDEREREILKLRFGLDRGEPRTLEEVGEHFNLTRERIRQIEARAMSKLRHPSSDTGARDLLAV is encoded by the coding sequence GTGGCCAAAGATCGCGTCGACCGTGACGACGAAGACCTCGTCCGCCTGTATCTGACCGACATCGGCCAGTACACCCTGCTGACCAAAGACGACGAGGTCCGTCTCGCGAAAGCGATCGAAGCCGGCAAGGAGGCGATCGAGACCCTCGACGCCGGCGGCAAAGAGGTGACGCCGGCCAAGAAGCGTGAACTCCGCCGTCTCGCCCGCAAGGGCGAAGAGGCCGAGCGTCAGTTCGTGCAGTCCAACCTTCGCCTCGTGGTGTCGATCGCCAAGAAGTACCAGGCGTCCGGTCTCCCGCTGCTCGACCTGATCCAAGAGGGCAACCTCGGTCTCATGCACGCCGTCGAGAAGTTCGACTGGCGAAAGGGCTTCAAGTTCTCCACGTACGCCACCTGGTGGATCCGCCAGGCGATCACGCGGGGCATCGCCAACACCGGTCGCACGATCCGCCTCCCGGTGCACGCCGGCGACACGCTCGCCCGCCTACAGAAGGCTCGCTCTCGACTCGAGCTCAAGTACGGCCGCCCGGCCACCCTCGCCGAACTGGCGAAGGAGGTCGAGATGCCCGAGGAGAAGGTCACCGAGGCACTCCGCTTCGCCGCCGAACCGCTCTCGCTCTCCGAGCCGCTGCGCGAAGACGGCGATGCCGAACTCGGCGACGTCGTCGAGGACCGATCGGCCGAATCGCCGTTCGAGGTCGCCGCCACCGCGCTGCTCCCCGAGGAGATCGCGCGGCTGCTCGCCCCACTCGACGAACGCGAGCGCGAAATCCTGAAGCTCCGTTTCGGTCTCGATCGCGGCGAGCCGCGCACGCTCGAAGAGGTCGGCGAACACTTCAACCTCACCCGTGAGCGAATCCGCCAGATCGAGGCCCGCGCGATGAGCAAGCTGCGCCACCCGTCGAGCGACACCGGCGCCCGCGACCTCCTCGCCGTCTGA
- a CDS encoding Bax inhibitor-1/YccA family protein — MANPVLNDRALAQASNTWAPPEPNTEYFPPVSDGPSSPYVRETMTVNGVISATATLFVLLLASATFGWLSTGAPEEVLFSDGSVGYQNTIPMLAWGGLIVGIGLTFLLMFKPHLAKFIAPIYAIAEGFFVGAISRAYENLYDGLVVQAAGMTLAVFAVMLVLYRTGVIRVTERFRKIVVTATIGVMVFYGISMLISLFGGSVSFLSSPSLLGIGFSVLVAGLAAFNLALDFDFIEKGSKQGLDKNFEWYAAFGLLVTIIWLYLELLRLLAKLRER, encoded by the coding sequence ATGGCAAATCCGGTTCTGAACGACCGAGCGCTGGCGCAGGCATCCAACACGTGGGCGCCGCCCGAGCCCAACACCGAGTACTTCCCACCCGTGAGCGACGGGCCGAGCAGCCCGTACGTGCGCGAGACCATGACCGTCAACGGCGTGATCAGCGCCACGGCCACCCTGTTCGTGCTGCTGCTCGCGAGCGCCACGTTCGGTTGGCTCTCGACCGGCGCCCCTGAGGAGGTCCTGTTCTCCGACGGCAGCGTCGGCTACCAGAACACGATCCCGATGCTCGCCTGGGGCGGTCTGATCGTCGGCATCGGTCTGACGTTCCTCCTGATGTTCAAGCCGCACCTCGCGAAGTTCATCGCTCCGATCTACGCGATCGCCGAAGGCTTCTTCGTCGGCGCGATCTCGCGGGCCTACGAGAACCTGTACGACGGCCTCGTCGTCCAGGCGGCCGGCATGACGCTCGCCGTGTTCGCCGTGATGCTCGTGCTCTACCGCACCGGCGTCATCAGGGTGACCGAACGATTCCGCAAGATCGTCGTCACCGCCACGATCGGCGTCATGGTCTTCTACGGCATCAGCATGCTGATCAGCCTCTTCGGCGGCTCGGTCAGCTTCCTGTCGAGTCCGAGCCTGCTCGGCATCGGCTTCAGCGTGCTGGTCGCCGGTCTGGCGGCGTTCAACCTGGCGCTCGACTTCGACTTCATCGAGAAGGGTTCGAAGCAGGGCCTCGACAAGAACTTCGAGTGGTACGCCGCGTTCGGACTCCTCGTCACGATCATCTGGCTGTACCTCGAACTGCTCCGCCTGCTCGCCAAGCTCCGCGAGCGGTGA
- a CDS encoding AarF/ABC1/UbiB kinase family protein codes for MVPRRASIATLTAIAASVAAASIAARRSGPIGRLGRSARVWKLSARNSVRFAASKVRGVGSPAERRAELDTQFAVRTAADVAKELGEMKGVLMKAGQMISFIFESLPDEAQAALATLQADAAPMAPSLAAGVVTDALGRPPEQVFLDWTDMPAAAASIGQVHRAVTHDGRDVAVKVQYPGVHEAIESDLDAAEVMYGMFSSLMLKGLDAKGLVDELRARMREELDYGLEADNAAEFARLFAGHPWVRIPRVVTEYSTEKVLTSEWVDGMSFDEFRATASHDTKQRAGEVVWRFSQHAVVRHGAFNGDPHPGNYKFHHDGSVTFLDYGLVKRWSPGEWETLRPTLDAVIVHRDPERLVAAMEQSGFLRANHGLDADHVFDYVSSPYVPYLTDEFTFTRQWMIDTIAKIFDVNGPHSDVIEHLNMPPSFVILDRVVWGVNAILGKLEVGGPFRGMLLEYVADGEPATDLGAAEAAWWAVAR; via the coding sequence ATGGTCCCTCGCCGTGCCTCCATCGCGACGCTGACCGCGATCGCCGCGTCCGTCGCCGCGGCGAGCATCGCCGCCAGACGCTCGGGACCGATCGGTCGCCTCGGACGATCGGCACGGGTCTGGAAGCTGTCGGCCAGGAACTCGGTCCGGTTCGCTGCGTCCAAGGTGCGTGGCGTCGGCTCACCCGCCGAGCGCCGAGCCGAACTCGACACCCAGTTCGCCGTCCGCACCGCCGCCGACGTCGCCAAGGAGCTCGGCGAGATGAAGGGCGTCCTGATGAAGGCGGGCCAGATGATCAGCTTCATCTTCGAATCGCTGCCCGATGAGGCGCAGGCCGCGCTCGCCACGCTCCAGGCCGACGCCGCGCCGATGGCACCGAGCCTCGCCGCCGGCGTCGTCACCGATGCGCTGGGCCGTCCGCCCGAGCAGGTGTTCCTCGACTGGACCGACATGCCGGCCGCCGCGGCGAGCATCGGTCAGGTGCACCGGGCGGTCACCCACGACGGGCGCGACGTCGCCGTGAAGGTCCAGTACCCGGGCGTGCACGAGGCGATCGAATCCGATCTCGACGCCGCCGAGGTGATGTACGGCATGTTCTCCTCGCTGATGCTGAAGGGGCTCGACGCGAAGGGTCTCGTCGACGAACTGCGGGCGCGGATGCGTGAAGAACTCGACTACGGCCTCGAGGCCGACAACGCCGCGGAGTTCGCCCGCCTGTTCGCCGGTCACCCCTGGGTCCGGATTCCGCGTGTGGTCACCGAGTACTCGACCGAGAAGGTGCTGACGTCCGAGTGGGTCGACGGCATGTCGTTCGACGAGTTCCGCGCCACCGCGAGCCACGACACGAAACAGCGAGCCGGCGAGGTCGTGTGGCGGTTCTCCCAGCACGCGGTCGTTCGCCACGGCGCCTTCAACGGCGACCCGCACCCCGGCAACTACAAGTTTCACCACGACGGCAGCGTGACGTTCCTCGACTACGGGCTGGTCAAACGCTGGTCACCCGGCGAGTGGGAGACGCTGCGACCGACCCTCGACGCCGTGATCGTGCACCGCGATCCCGAACGACTCGTCGCCGCCATGGAGCAGAGCGGATTCCTCCGAGCGAATCACGGGCTCGACGCCGACCACGTCTTCGACTACGTCTCGAGCCCCTACGTCCCGTACCTGACCGACGAGTTCACGTTCACCCGACAGTGGATGATCGACACGATCGCCAAGATCTTCGACGTCAACGGCCCACACTCCGACGTGATCGAGCATCTCAACATGCCGCCCAGCTTCGTGATCCTCGACCGGGTCGTCTGGGGCGTCAACGCGATCCTCGGCAAGCTCGAGGTCGGCGGACCGTTCCGAGGGATGCTGCTCGAGTACGTCGCCGACGGCGAGCCCGCGACCGATCTCGGAGCCGCCGAAGCGGCGTGGTGGGCGGTGGCCCGGTGA
- a CDS encoding VWA domain-containing protein: MRRHHDDAGMTLIELVVSVAVVALIATVLAAAITVVFRQAPETTARADTARWEQNLGTWLPADLTSAEWPDSTDPAQAVGYVAYEPCATAACTFGDNIAHLSWNDEGVNVDVSYRYGVTADGTYEFRRVECRGGSCRTVTLVRDMPPPAAGGTPPISVTFPPDVLETDPNGSEIVNSSGRRVTVSVYGAAGTDLLTFSGGGVERVDLEPAAIQPPEFLQARSGCGGPITLIVDESGSLSNADVNRVKAGVESFVETFAGTPTLLQIVGFSSRARVLDDNPNSSPHPWNYWFDLSEQSVVDDLLGSSSPIDDLDNSGATNWEDALYRAFYTEGGQTYEAVSNPATPPAELVVFFTDGLPTNDRDTDNQTGAETPEAPSVPSHFDYDNTTDATQFSPRGWYRASWLLQQTSTRVIGVGVGNQIDDWVNLDRDTTIPDSVIASSWSAPYRSGTGFSHARSFLAEVPLGDLIAGNDLSNFSGTTSDRYLKVEYAGGWDPAAVKDADILTTTDFTQFGGALESIALAECGGSLTVQTRKASDGTPLRSAVTYEVSGVDRPLTESTTSAVSKTAVFDISTEGGTTAEVLLQPRTLEGTGYTADNWVCRSRNVEITDPSKLSLADPGAGAIGGIDITVAANEAVSCILFVVPE, from the coding sequence ATGCGTAGACACCACGACGATGCCGGCATGACGTTGATCGAACTGGTCGTCTCCGTCGCGGTTGTGGCCCTGATCGCCACGGTGCTCGCAGCGGCGATCACGGTCGTGTTCCGCCAGGCACCCGAGACCACCGCACGCGCCGACACGGCCCGCTGGGAACAGAACCTCGGGACCTGGTTGCCGGCGGACCTGACGTCGGCCGAGTGGCCCGACTCGACCGACCCCGCTCAGGCCGTCGGCTACGTGGCGTACGAGCCGTGTGCCACGGCCGCCTGCACGTTCGGCGACAACATCGCTCATCTGTCGTGGAACGACGAAGGTGTCAACGTCGACGTGAGCTACCGATACGGCGTCACCGCCGACGGCACCTACGAGTTCCGTCGGGTCGAGTGTCGCGGCGGCTCGTGCCGGACCGTCACCCTCGTGCGCGACATGCCGCCGCCGGCGGCCGGTGGCACGCCGCCGATCAGCGTGACCTTCCCGCCGGACGTGCTCGAGACCGACCCGAACGGCAGCGAGATCGTCAACTCGAGCGGGCGCCGCGTCACCGTCAGCGTGTACGGCGCGGCGGGCACCGATCTGCTCACCTTCAGCGGTGGTGGCGTCGAGCGCGTCGACCTCGAACCGGCCGCCATCCAGCCACCCGAGTTCCTCCAGGCACGTAGTGGTTGCGGCGGACCGATCACCCTGATCGTCGACGAGTCGGGTTCGCTCAGCAACGCCGACGTCAACCGCGTCAAGGCCGGCGTCGAGTCGTTCGTCGAGACCTTCGCCGGTACGCCGACGCTCCTCCAGATCGTCGGGTTCAGCAGCCGGGCGCGCGTGCTCGACGACAACCCGAACTCGTCGCCGCATCCCTGGAACTACTGGTTCGATCTGTCCGAACAGTCGGTCGTCGACGACCTGCTCGGCTCGTCGTCACCGATCGACGACCTCGACAACAGCGGTGCGACCAACTGGGAAGATGCGCTGTACCGGGCCTTCTACACCGAGGGTGGCCAGACCTACGAGGCCGTCTCCAACCCGGCGACGCCGCCGGCCGAGCTGGTCGTGTTCTTCACCGACGGCCTGCCGACCAACGACCGCGACACCGACAACCAGACGGGCGCCGAAACCCCGGAGGCGCCATCGGTGCCGAGCCACTTCGACTACGACAACACGACCGATGCCACCCAGTTCAGTCCGCGAGGCTGGTACCGGGCCAGCTGGTTGCTGCAGCAGACGTCGACGCGGGTCATCGGCGTCGGCGTCGGCAATCAGATCGACGACTGGGTCAACCTCGACCGTGACACGACCATCCCCGACTCGGTGATCGCTTCGAGCTGGTCGGCGCCGTACCGATCGGGCACCGGCTTCTCCCACGCCCGTTCGTTCCTGGCCGAGGTGCCGCTCGGAGACCTGATCGCGGGCAACGACCTCAGCAATTTCAGCGGCACGACCTCCGATCGCTATCTCAAGGTCGAGTACGCAGGCGGATGGGACCCCGCTGCGGTCAAGGACGCCGACATCCTGACCACCACCGACTTCACGCAGTTCGGTGGTGCGCTCGAGTCGATCGCCCTCGCCGAGTGCGGTGGCTCGCTCACCGTCCAGACCCGCAAGGCGTCCGACGGAACGCCGCTCCGGTCAGCGGTCACCTACGAGGTGTCGGGCGTCGATCGGCCGCTCACCGAGAGCACGACGTCGGCGGTCAGCAAGACGGCCGTGTTCGACATCTCCACCGAGGGGGGTACCACCGCCGAGGTGCTCCTCCAGCCTCGCACGCTCGAGGGCACCGGCTACACCGCCGACAACTGGGTGTGCCGGAGTCGCAACGTCGAGATCACCGACCCGAGCAAGCTGTCGTTGGCCGATCCGGGCGCGGGAGCGATCGGCGGCATCGACATCACCGTCGCCGCCAACGAGGCCGTGTCCTGCATCCTGTTCGTCGTCCCGGAGTGA
- a CDS encoding DUF1353 domain-containing protein: MQVPDAIDDEPNRFFDGGTDGEPPRTLPDAAYELGRVVVALDGQPEREWFQLRRRVGYRDRHHGDLLVPRDCATFYSDLTSVPALFTWLVPKSGDHLPAALIHDGLVRAEGAPPDHIGPDMSRVDADRVFRDAMADSGTGLIRRWIVWTAVTLATIWAQQGTATSARLRTYYRWVMVATLGSIAWLGYQATADLVDRSGRWWCTYELPWITGDTWWEELLSGAVGAVAVPLVLSVPWGRFRRAGAIAGVMLGALFHVTLALVLLSGVYTVLEAVATDGRSGLRRLGARVLSRWRAVIGGATVIAAAVAACIVL, encoded by the coding sequence ATGCAGGTGCCGGACGCGATCGACGACGAGCCGAACCGGTTCTTCGACGGTGGCACCGATGGCGAGCCACCCCGGACGCTGCCCGACGCGGCGTACGAGTTGGGTCGGGTCGTCGTGGCGCTCGACGGACAACCCGAACGGGAGTGGTTCCAGCTGCGCCGACGGGTCGGCTATCGCGACCGCCACCATGGTGATCTGCTGGTCCCGCGCGACTGCGCGACGTTCTACAGCGACCTGACGTCGGTGCCGGCGTTGTTCACCTGGTTGGTCCCGAAGTCGGGCGACCACCTCCCGGCGGCGCTGATCCACGACGGGCTCGTCCGAGCCGAGGGAGCACCGCCGGACCACATCGGACCCGACATGAGCCGGGTCGATGCCGATCGTGTGTTTCGCGACGCGATGGCCGATTCGGGCACCGGCCTGATCCGGCGGTGGATCGTGTGGACCGCAGTCACCCTGGCGACGATCTGGGCGCAACAGGGGACCGCCACCTCAGCACGGCTTCGGACCTACTACCGCTGGGTGATGGTCGCGACGCTGGGCTCGATCGCGTGGCTCGGTTACCAGGCGACCGCCGACCTCGTCGATCGGTCGGGGCGGTGGTGGTGCACCTACGAGCTCCCGTGGATCACCGGCGACACGTGGTGGGAGGAGCTGCTGAGCGGTGCCGTCGGTGCCGTCGCCGTACCACTCGTGCTCAGCGTGCCGTGGGGGCGGTTCCGTCGTGCCGGTGCGATCGCCGGGGTCATGCTCGGCGCGCTGTTCCACGTGACGCTCGCGCTCGTGCTGCTGAGCGGGGTCTACACCGTGCTCGAAGCCGTGGCCACCGATGGTCGGTCGGGTCTGCGGCGACTCGGCGCCCGGGTCCTGTCGCGGTGGCGAGCGGTCATCGGTGGAGCGACCGTGATCGCTGCGGCCGTTGCCGCGTGCATCGTGCTCTGA